Proteins encoded together in one Anaerococcus murdochii window:
- the plsX gene encoding phosphate acyltransferase PlsX, which produces MKILIDTFGADEGSKVLVDGAILALKQKDFIPVFVGNEKEIEKLIDGKIKDYEIIHTDEYISNDEDPVRAIRRKKDASLVLAYNKLKEEGYDGLLSAGSTGGILAGGIFISKRIDGIDRPTLAAPLPSIGEPTLLMDSGANMDCKPAYLEEFAIMGKVFLENVIHIENPKVGLLNVGVESHKGDKLTKEAYELLTNSKVNFVGNVEARDLFTGKVNVIVADGFAGNIAIKTAEGVISIFKSQMKDIFYKSFKNKLAALAIKDDLSKSMGKFSSQNIGGVPLLGVKSYVYKAHGNSNDIAISNAILGLIEYINMDVINKIQGELND; this is translated from the coding sequence ATGAAAATATTAATTGATACATTTGGCGCAGATGAGGGAAGTAAAGTCCTTGTTGATGGGGCAATCCTAGCCTTAAAACAAAAAGATTTTATACCTGTATTTGTTGGAAATGAAAAAGAAATAGAAAAGCTAATCGATGGGAAAATCAAAGATTACGAAATAATCCACACTGACGAATATATTTCAAATGATGAAGACCCTGTAAGAGCCATCAGGAGAAAGAAAGATGCTTCCCTGGTTTTAGCCTATAATAAACTAAAGGAAGAAGGCTACGATGGACTTTTATCGGCAGGATCTACTGGAGGCATCTTGGCTGGAGGAATCTTTATTTCAAAAAGAATTGATGGCATAGATAGACCAACGCTCGCTGCACCCCTTCCAAGTATAGGAGAACCAACCTTGTTAATGGATTCGGGAGCAAATATGGATTGTAAGCCAGCCTACCTTGAAGAATTTGCAATCATGGGTAAGGTATTTTTGGAAAATGTTATCCATATTGAAAACCCAAAGGTTGGACTCTTAAATGTTGGGGTAGAAAGTCACAAGGGAGATAAGCTTACCAAGGAAGCCTATGAGCTTTTGACTAATTCAAAAGTCAATTTTGTGGGCAATGTAGAGGCCAGAGACCTTTTTACAGGTAAGGTTAACGTCATTGTGGCAGACGGTTTTGCAGGAAATATTGCTATAAAAACTGCTGAAGGTGTCATTTCAATCTTTAAATCCCAAATGAAGGATATTTTTTATAAGTCCTTTAAGAATAAGCTTGCTGCCCTTGCTATCAAGGATGATTTATCAAAATCTATGGGCAAGTTTAGCTCGCAAAATATTGGTGGTGTCCCACTACTAGGGGTAAAGTCTTATGTGTATAAAGCCCACGGCAATTCAAACGATATAGCGATTTCAAATGCCATTTTAGGACTCATTGAATATATAAATATGGATGTTATAAACAAAATACAAGGAGAATTAAATGATTAG
- the rnc gene encoding ribonuclease III — translation MSLSKDRLEKIEEFEKSIGYSFNDKALIDVAFTHSSFTNEARVKTKSNERLEFLGDTVLDMVVSEYLFKSYKEKPEGWLTRTRSRIVCTDSFAKASEKFDLTKYLRFGMGEKKQGGKLKKHVKADTFEAMCAAIYLDSSYERLFQFLRDNYREEVLEIINDDSMFLDYKTRLQEYYNTHSKKNLSYELIKEEGPEHDKTFTMEVRLGNRPLAQGCGKNKKTAEQMAAKAACELIDND, via the coding sequence ATGTCTTTGTCAAAAGATAGACTAGAAAAAATCGAAGAATTTGAAAAAAGTATAGGCTACAGCTTCAATGACAAGGCATTGATAGATGTAGCCTTTACTCATTCATCCTTCACAAATGAAGCGAGAGTAAAGACTAAATCCAACGAAAGACTTGAATTTTTGGGGGATACTGTCCTTGATATGGTTGTAAGCGAATATCTTTTCAAATCTTACAAGGAGAAACCTGAAGGTTGGCTAACTAGGACTAGGTCTAGGATTGTGTGTACAGATTCTTTTGCCAAGGCCAGCGAAAAATTTGACCTAACAAAATATTTAAGATTTGGCATGGGAGAGAAAAAACAAGGCGGCAAGCTTAAAAAACATGTAAAAGCAGACACTTTTGAGGCTATGTGTGCGGCAATATATTTGGATTCTTCATATGAGAGACTTTTTCAATTTCTTAGGGATAATTATAGGGAAGAAGTCTTAGAAATTATAAACGATGATTCAATGTTCTTAGATTACAAAACTAGGCTTCAGGAATATTACAATACCCACAGCAAGAAGAATCTTTCTTATGAATTAATCAAGGAAGAAGGACCAGAGCACGATAAGACTTTCACCATGGAAGTAAGGCTTGGAAACAGACCCCTAGCCCAAGGTTGTGGGAAAAATAAAAAAACAGCAGAACAGATGGCTGCTAAGGCCGCTTGCGAGTTGATCGATAATGACTAG
- a CDS encoding PilW family protein: protein MKKGFSLIELIISLAIISFLVLVLSNLFSLNINTLNRSYSDEKEYKEAYTGLAFIDTTIRMSHEIKKENHGDSNFTGYIYNDLNKETSFYFYSKNGFLYIHRSDVAKDSYGKANRISECGEIKLDYDEASKLIKIELSSKNDKYNFETAIYVGDKKL from the coding sequence ACTTATCATAAGCCTTGCTATAATTTCTTTTTTGGTCCTTGTTTTATCAAATTTGTTTTCACTTAATATTAACACTTTAAATAGGTCTTATTCGGATGAAAAAGAATACAAGGAAGCCTATACAGGCTTGGCTTTCATAGATACAACTATAAGGATGAGCCATGAGATTAAAAAAGAAAATCATGGAGATTCAAATTTTACTGGATATATTTATAATGATCTTAATAAAGAAACGAGTTTTTATTTTTACTCTAAAAACGGTTTTCTTTATATCCATAGGTCAGATGTAGCAAAAGATAGCTATGGAAAGGCAAATAGAATAAGTGAATGTGGAGAGATTAAGCTTGATTATGATGAAGCTAGCAAATTAATAAAGATAGAATTATCTAGCAAAAATGACAAGTATAATTTTGAGACGGCAATCTATGTAGGAGACAAAAAATTATGA
- a CDS encoding elongator complex protein 3 yields MTRQIIPIFIPFLGCPHDCAFCNQVKITNYKDKADDDSIRKQVEDYLSYFKDKESRKEIAFYGGSFTGLPYETMVSYLKIAGDYKKKGIIDRIRLSTRPDYINNSILDTLKAYEVDTIELGIQSFDDEVLCANERGHSALDSKMASKLIKDYGFTLGHQIMPGLYKDDREKILATALESARIKPDIARIYPTLVIKDTKLEKLYQAGLYQPLSLEEAVEISAEILMIFEYKDINVIRIGLQPTENINEGRDVVAGPFHAAMRQLVEAYIYRLYLEEIIKSENIRGDVLIHAKAKDISLIAGNKKSNKKYFYDKYKIKMAFVNDLDFYLENESKKIDLDLKAFTKSYVEKKYGGDLN; encoded by the coding sequence ATGACTAGACAAATTATTCCTATTTTCATACCCTTTTTGGGTTGCCCACATGATTGTGCCTTTTGTAACCAGGTAAAAATTACAAATTACAAAGACAAGGCGGATGATGACTCTATTAGAAAGCAGGTAGAAGATTATTTGTCTTATTTTAAAGATAAAGAAAGTAGAAAAGAAATTGCTTTTTATGGCGGATCTTTTACAGGCCTTCCCTATGAAACTATGGTTTCTTATTTGAAAATTGCAGGAGACTACAAAAAGAAGGGCATTATTGATAGAATCAGACTCTCAACCAGGCCTGATTATATAAATAATTCCATTCTAGATACTTTAAAGGCCTATGAGGTAGACACGATTGAACTTGGTATCCAGTCCTTTGACGACGAAGTCCTTTGCGCAAATGAGAGGGGCCACTCTGCCCTTGATTCAAAAATGGCAAGTAAACTCATAAAAGATTATGGCTTTACTCTGGGCCATCAAATTATGCCGGGTTTATATAAAGATGATAGGGAAAAAATTCTTGCAACTGCTCTTGAATCAGCGAGAATAAAACCAGATATAGCTAGGATTTACCCAACCCTAGTTATAAAGGATACTAAGCTTGAAAAACTCTACCAAGCAGGTCTCTACCAGCCTCTAAGCCTTGAGGAGGCGGTAGAAATTTCTGCGGAAATCCTAATGATATTTGAATATAAGGATATTAATGTAATTAGGATTGGTCTTCAGCCAACAGAAAACATTAATGAAGGAAGAGATGTGGTCGCAGGACCTTTCCATGCCGCTATGAGGCAGCTTGTGGAGGCTTATATTTATAGGCTCTACCTTGAAGAAATTATTAAGAGTGAAAATATAAGGGGAGATGTCCTTATCCATGCAAAAGCTAAGGATATTTCTTTGATAGCAGGTAATAAAAAATCTAACAAGAAATATTTTTACGACAAATACAAGATTAAAATGGCCTTTGTAAATGACCTTGATTTTTATTTGGAAAATGAATCTAAAAAAATTGATTTGGATTTAAAAGCATTTACAAAATCCTATGTAGAAAAAAAGTACGGTGGTGATTTAAATTAG
- the tnpA gene encoding IS200/IS605 family transposase, giving the protein MDKNTLSHTSWRCKYHIVFAPKYRRQVIYRQLRKDIGSILRELCSRKGVNIIEAELCPDHVHMLVEIPPKYSISQIMGYLKGKSSLIIFDRHANLKYKYGNRHFWCRGYYVDTVGRNEKKIKEYIQNQLKEDYYADQISIKEYHDPFTGESVNKNK; this is encoded by the coding sequence ATGGATAAAAATACTTTATCACATACAAGCTGGAGATGCAAATATCATATAGTTTTTGCGCCAAAATATAGAAGACAAGTAATATATAGACAACTAAGGAAAGATATAGGAAGCATACTTCGAGAATTATGTTCAAGAAAAGGAGTAAACATAATAGAAGCAGAGTTATGCCCAGATCATGTCCATATGTTGGTAGAAATACCACCAAAATATTCAATATCACAAATAATGGGATATTTAAAAGGAAAAAGTTCGCTGATAATATTCGATAGACATGCCAACTTAAAATATAAATATGGAAACAGACATTTTTGGTGTAGAGGATACTATGTAGATACTGTAGGCAGAAATGAAAAGAAAATAAAAGAATATATACAAAATCAATTAAAAGAAGATTATTATGCTGACCAAATAAGTATAAAAGAATACCATGACCCGTTTACGGGAGAGTCAGTAAATAAAAACAAATAA
- a CDS encoding acetate/propionate family kinase, with protein sequence MKVLVINCGSSSLKYQLFDMDNEEVMVKGLVERIGIEGSKLIQEKGDDKYIIEENMKDHTEAVSHVFDALVDKDNGVIASLEEIDAVGHRVVHGGEKITKSALIDKEVREAIVEYQKFAPLHNPANLMGLEACEKLLPNVKNVAVFDTAFHQTMPKRTYLYGIDYKYYEEDAIRKYGFHGTSHNFITNKTAEALGKDVKDLNIISAHLGNGSSICAVKNGKSYDTSMGLTPLEGLVMGTRSGDMDPSAVTYIMKKDNLSPDQMENVLNKESGVLGVSGVSSDFRDLESAAKEGNERAQAALDMFVTRVKRYIAGYMAEIGSCDAIVFTGGIGENSIPMREDIMEGFEQFGIKIDPEKNNVRGGCHVVSTDDSKVKIMVIATNEELMIARDTKSLVEA encoded by the coding sequence ATGAAAGTATTAGTAATTAACTGTGGTTCATCATCACTTAAATATCAATTGTTTGATATGGATAATGAAGAAGTAATGGTAAAGGGTCTTGTTGAAAGAATCGGCATTGAAGGCTCAAAACTTATCCAAGAAAAGGGTGATGATAAATATATAATAGAAGAAAATATGAAAGACCATACAGAAGCGGTTTCACATGTTTTTGATGCCCTAGTTGACAAAGACAACGGTGTAATAGCAAGCCTTGAAGAAATTGATGCTGTAGGACATAGGGTTGTCCACGGTGGAGAAAAGATAACAAAATCAGCTCTTATAGACAAAGAAGTAAGAGAAGCTATAGTAGAATATCAAAAATTTGCTCCACTACACAATCCAGCCAACCTTATGGGTCTAGAAGCGTGCGAAAAACTATTACCAAATGTTAAAAACGTAGCAGTATTTGATACAGCCTTCCACCAAACTATGCCAAAAAGAACTTATCTATATGGTATAGATTATAAATACTACGAAGAAGACGCTATTAGAAAATACGGCTTCCACGGAACAAGCCACAACTTTATTACTAATAAAACAGCAGAAGCCCTTGGCAAGGATGTAAAAGATTTAAATATAATTTCTGCCCACCTAGGTAACGGTTCATCTATATGTGCAGTTAAAAATGGTAAATCTTATGATACATCAATGGGACTTACTCCACTTGAAGGCCTTGTAATGGGTACAAGATCTGGTGACATGGATCCTTCAGCTGTAACCTATATAATGAAAAAAGATAACTTATCTCCAGATCAAATGGAAAATGTTCTAAATAAAGAATCTGGTGTACTAGGAGTTTCTGGCGTATCAAGCGACTTTAGAGACCTTGAAAGTGCAGCAAAAGAAGGCAACGAAAGAGCTCAAGCAGCCCTTGATATGTTTGTAACAAGAGTTAAGAGATATATTGCTGGATACATGGCAGAAATTGGCTCATGCGATGCTATAGTATTTACAGGCGGTATCGGTGAAAACTCTATTCCAATGAGAGAAGATATCATGGAAGGTTTCGAACAATTTGGAATCAAAATCGACCCAGAAAAGAACAATGTACGCGGTGGTTGCCATGTAGTTTCTACTGATGATTCTAAGGTTAAAATCATGGTTATAGCTACAAACGAAGAATTAATGATCGCTCGTGATACAAAATCTCTCGTAGAAGCTTGA
- a CDS encoding acyl carrier protein — protein sequence MIREQLVKLAEENLDIDTSDLDFEGKISDMDIDSIDLVDFIMVIEEEFDIEFTDEELDEIETLSDIVSLIESKN from the coding sequence ATGATTAGAGAACAATTAGTAAAACTAGCAGAAGAAAATCTTGATATCGATACTTCAGACCTAGATTTTGAAGGCAAAATTTCCGATATGGATATCGATTCAATCGACCTAGTTGATTTTATCATGGTTATTGAAGAAGAATTCGATATAGAATTTACTGATGAGGAGCTCGACGAAATCGAAACTCTTTCAGATATAGTAAGTTTAATAGAAAGTAAAAACTAA
- the rpmF gene encoding 50S ribosomal protein L32 translates to MAVPKRRTSKTRKNKRRASAYTLNRSNYVECPNCHEMKLPHRVCPSCGEYKGVAVIDEQ, encoded by the coding sequence ATGGCAGTACCAAAAAGAAGAACATCAAAAACAAGAAAAAATAAAAGAAGAGCCTCAGCTTATACTTTGAACAGATCAAACTATGTTGAGTGTCCAAATTGCCACGAAATGAAATTACCACACAGAGTTTGCCCATCCTGTGGGGAATACAAAGGCGTAGCAGTAATTGATGAACAATAG